CCGGATCCGGCGTCGCGCGACATATGTGGCCGGTGAGATCGGGCAGTGCGACTTCTGGTTCCCCGATGTCGTTGTGCCGGTGGGGTACGGCCAGGTCCGCACCGCCACGGCGTTACCTGTGCTGACCATGGTGTGTGGGTATTCGCGGTGGGCCTCGGCGCTGTTGATCCCGACACGCACCGCCGAAGACTTGTATGCCGGGTGGTGGCAGCATCTTTCGACGTTGGGCGCCGTTCCAAGGGTGTTGGTGTGGGACGGCGAGGGCGCGGTCGGGCGGTGGTGGGCGCGCCAACCTGAACTGACTGCGGCATGCCATGCCTTCCGCGGCACCCTGGCCGCCAAAGTGTGGATCTGTAAACCGGTGATCCCGAAGCCAAGGGGCTGGTCGAACGTTTCCACGACTACCTGGAGCGGGCGTTCTTGCCGGGTCGGGTCTTTGCCTCTCCGGCGGATTTCAATACCCAGTTGCAGGCCTGGCTGGTGCGGGCCAATCACCGCCAGCACCGAGTGCTGGGATGTCGACCGGCAGATCGCATCGAGGCCGATACCGCAGCGATGCTGACATTGCCGCCGGTCGGGCCCAGCATCGGGTGGCGAACCTCGACACGGCTGCCGCGCGATCATTACGTGCGCCTCGACGGCAACGACTACTCGGTGCATCCGGTCGCGATCGGCCGGCGCATCGAGATCACCGCAGATCTGAGCCGGGTCCGGGTCTGGTGTGGCGGCACCCTGGTCGCCGATCATGACCGCATCTGGGCCAAACACCAGACGATCAGCGATCCCGAGCATGTCGTGGCCGCCAAACTGCTGCGACGCAAACGGTTCGACATCGTCGGTCCACCCCACCACGTTGAGGTCGAACAACGTCTCCTGACCACCTACGACACCGTGTTGGGCCTTGACGGGCCGGTGGCCTGATGGCAGCCAAGACCGCTACCAACAGCCGCGATGTGGCCGCCGAGCTGGCGTATCTGACCCGGGCGCTGAAAGCCCCCACCCTGCGCGGGGCCATCGAGCAGCTCGCTGACCGCGCCCGCACCAAGACTTGGAGCTATGAGGAGTTCCTCGCAGCGTGTCTGCAACGCGAGGTGTCGGCCCGCGAATCCCACGGCGGCGAAGGACGCATCAGGGCCGCCCGCTTCCCATCGCGCAAGTCGTTGGAGGAGTTCGACTTCGACCACGCCCGCGGTCTCAAACGCGACACCATAGCGCATCTGGGCACCCTGGACTTCGTCACCCTAGCAATCGGGATCGCGATCCGCGCCTGCCAGGCCGGCCACCGCGTCCTATTCGCCACCGCCTCGCAATGGGTTGATCGTCTGGCCGCCGCCCACCACAGCGGCACCCTGCAATCTGAACTGATTCGGCTGGCCCGATACCCGCTGCTGGTCGTCGACGAAGTGGGCTACATCCCCTTCGAACCCGAAGCCGCCAACCTGTTCTTCCAATTGGTGTCGTCCCGCTACGAACGGGCCAGCCTCATCGTCACGTCAAATAAGCCCTTCGGGCGCTGGGGCGAAGTATTCGGCGACGACGTCGTAGCCGCGGCCATGATCGACCGACTCGTGCACCACGCCGAAGTCATCGCACTCAAAGGAGACAGCTACCGCATCAAAGACCGAGACCTCGGCCGCGTCCCCACCGTCACGGCCGACGACCAATGAAACCAAGCTGGTCAATTTTCGATTGCCGACACCTGATCAGTTTTCGGTTGCCGTTGACATAGTGCCCAAAACACGCACCCACATCAGATGCAGAACCCCTTGACAACCAATAGGGAATCTCTTCGCATGATGGAGGTTGCTGGCACCAATCCATCAGGAAGGCCCTTGTTGACCGGCACTGGGTTGGGGGTCCACCGCGATGGGTGAGTATGGCAAGTGCGGCACGTATGCACCCGTCTTGGTGCACGCGGCCAAGGGCAGCCCGTTAGCGCCGTCGCCCAGCGTGAACTGAGGGCGGAGAATCGGCCGGAATCTCGCCCTCAGTGCACGCTCGGCGCCGTTTGGCCTCACCCGGTCAACGTGAACTGTCCGGGGCGGGCACTGTCGCGTAGCGAGCCCACGTGGGGCCGGGGTCGGCCCGCCAAAAACGCCCCGGCGCGGCCAGCTCATGAGCGGGTACGCAAGCTCAAGCAGATCTCCGTAGCCGTGACGGAGTGCTTCATCGATGTCCGCAGCGATGGCAGCGGCCAGTGCGTGCCTAAACCCGTCTTGCGCAGAGTCTTTCGCAGCGGGCGGGTAGTTGCACGTCGTCGCCGAAGTGCTGACGATCCCGTTGCGGTCGGAGACCGCGAGTAGCCAGCGCGCGTCCGGGGCAGCATCTCGCGCAGCACGCTGAAGTGTCGCGGCACCGGAAGCCGGGGGCGTGAAGAGACCCGCCATGACACCGGCTGGACGGCGCGGGGCAGAGTCCCGCGGAGTGGTGGGCTTCGACGTTGAGTTCGTCGGTGCCTACTGGCCGCCGCTGATTGCGGCGACCACAGCATTATCGCTATCGGGGTAGAGCAGCGCCATAGAGGCCTCGGAGAGGTAGCGGCGCTCGCTGGCCTGCCATTCGTCGTGCATGTCGGCCAGGACGGCGCCCACAAGGCGGATCACGGCTGCAGGATTCGGGAAGATCCCCACGACGCGGGAGCGTCGCTTGATCTCCTTATTGATGCGCTCCAATGGATTGGTCGACCAGATCTTTTGCCAGTGCGCCTTGGGAAATGCGGTGAACGCCAATACTTCTGCCCTGGCGTCGTCCATCAGCGGGCCGATCTTGGGAAACGACGCGGCGAGGCGATCACGGACCCCCTCCCAGGTCGCGTGCACCGCCTCGGCGTCGGGTGCCGAGAAAATCATTCGAAACATGCTGGCGACCATGTCGGCCTTGTCCTTGGGCACGTGGGCGAGCAGATTGCGCGCGAAGTGCACCCGACAGCGCTGATGCCCAGCGCCCTGGAAACAGCGCTTCAACGCCTTCACCAGCCCGGCGTGCTGGTCACTGATCACCAGCCGGACACCACCGAGGCCGCGCCCCTTGAGCGAGGTCAGGAACCCGCGCCAGAAGGTCTCATCCTCGCTGTCGCCGACGTCGAGGCCGAGGATCTCGCGTGACCCGTCGGCGGCGATGCCGCTGGCAACGATGACGGCCATCGACACCACCTGGCCAGTACCGTTGCGCACGTTGAGATAGGTGGCGTCGAGGTAGACGTAGGGGAACTCGATGTGCCCGAGCGTGCGGGTGCGGAACGCGCCGACGATCTCGTCGAGTCCGGCACAGATCCGCGACACCTCGGATTTGGAGATGCCGGTCTCCACACCCATCGCCTCGACCAGGTCGTCGACCGCACGGGTAGAGATACCGTGCACGTAGGCCTCCATCACCACCGCGTACAAGGCCTGATCGATCCGCCGGCGCGGCTCGAGGATCGCCGGGAAGAAAGAGCCCTTGCGCAGCTTAGGGATTCGCAGTTCCACGTCACCGGCCTGCGTGGACAGCACCCGCGATCGGGCACCGTTGCGATCGGTCACCCGAGTGTCGCTGCGTTCATAACGGGCAGCGCCGATCCGTTCAGTGGCTTCGAGCTCGCTGAGTTCCTGCAACACCAGACGGACGGCATCACGGATCAAGTCGACGCCATCACCAGTGCGGAACGCGTCGAGCAACTCGGACAGGGCAGACTGTGGCAAGGCCATCGGCGGGATCTCCTTCGGTGCGTGCTTGGCGGTACACACCGACGATCTCGCCGACGGCCCCTACCTCATCGGAGCCACTCCGCAACAACCCCTAAACCCACCACGCTGCGGGACGCTTACCGGCGGCGTGGCACAACGTTCGGTATCGCTGATCGGCATCAGGAGGTTAGTGCGATCAGAAGTCGTAAGTGGGCTCGGCGTCGAGGATCCCCTTGAACATCGCGACCAGGCCCGTGAGATCAGAGTTGGCGCGCGCCACGTGACAAGCGCCGTGCAACTCTTCCAGGTCGGTCTTCCCCCAGTCGAGGCCAGAACCGCGTTCGGACAACAGGAGATCGAAGAACTCGCGGGTCGAGCGGCCGTTGCCCTCGCGGAACGGGTGGGCATAGTTCACGTAGTCGTACCGGTATGCGACCTGGCCAGCGAGATCACCTTCGCCGACCGCTCTGAGCCGGTCGAGCTGGTAGATCTCCGCAGCCACATGCTCCATGGGCCGACTGATGCCGCCCGGCGCGCAGAAAGACTCGTCCTCCTTCTCGATGCCGACTGTCCGCAGATCTCCCGCCCAGACGTAAATGTCCTGGAACAGCTGGCGGTGAATCGCCCGCAGGTATGCGAGATCTGTGCGGTCGCCCAGCAGATTGGGATCCTCGCGGAGTTCGATCACCCGGGCCTCAACGAGGTCGTTCTCGGCATCACGCAGTTCGGCATGCGTTCGAGCGCCGACCCGGTTCCTCAAGACGGACATAGCGGGGATGAAGTAGCCCTGCCAATTCCGTTCGTGATCGCCGGTGTCCCATGGATGCGGCACTCCACCCCGGTTACTGGATGTTGTACCGGCGGCGGACGCGCTCACCCAACTCGGCTGCCGTGATCTTGCCGCGGGCGTAGTCGTTCTGATCGGCACGGGTGGCGGCGGTGCTGCGGGTGCCCTCCAGCTCGGTGTTGCGGCGAGTTGCCCTGACATTCCTGAAGCGCCGCTTCACCTTCTGCAACTCGGTCGCCTGGACAAACACTTCATCTCATTTGGTGGTCCTGACCAGGATAGTCGACAGCGCTGACATTGCAGGAAGTTGACCGTCAAGCACAGCACGGTTCTCCACCGCTGATGTACGACCATCATGTCTCGTTGGTCCTGTAATCGACGGCGTCCCACCGGCTCGACAAGAAATCCCACCAGGTGACTGGACGCAAGGCCGGTGGGGCCCCCTACACCGTCACCATCCCGGAGTTCGGAGCCGCAGCTTTGCGCGAGCAGCGGGCACTGGTCATCCCGTTCGACCCGGTGTTTCCGGCCCGGCGCGGCACCCGCTAGTCCGAGGCCAACGTCGCACCCACTGGCGGGCGATCCGCGGAGAGGACTTCAAATGGGTTGTCCCGCACTCGATCCGCAAGTCCGTCGTCACCGCGGTGGAACGCTCGATAGGGCTGGAAGCCGCGGCCCAGCAGGCCGGGCACAGCGGCAGCGAGATCACCCGGCGGCACTACGTCGAGCGGTCCGTGACGGTGCCCGACTACACCGCCGCCCTGGACGAGTATTCGCGCCCTATCCGCGCCTTCAGGCCATTAAAGAGCAACAGGCCGGGTGATATACCGACCTGACCTGCAAAGATGGAGCCGCCTAGGAGAATCGAACTCCTGACCTATTCATTACGAGTGAATCGCTCTACCGACTGAGCTAAGGCGGCTTTTCCCCTGGGTGCCCGCTTGCCGGGCGGCACGAGTCTACGGCAGGCGGGCCGGCCCGCCCAAGTTTGCGGCGGTCGCTACCGCAGTTCCTGGCCGATGGTGGCGACCATGGCATCGACGGCGAACTTCGGTTTGACGTTGACCGCTAGCGCTTCCCTGCACGCCAACACCGCTTCGATGCAGCGCAGCAGCCGCTCCGGCGGGGCGTGGGCGGCCAGCGCAGCAACCCGGTCGGCCATATCCGGGTGGTTGGCCCGCACCCCACCCGCGTGGGCTGCGACCAACAGTGCATCCCGGAAGTAGGTCGCCAGATCGATCAGTGCCCGGTCCAGCGCATCGCGCGAGGCCCGCGTCTGCCGGGATTTCTGCCGTCGTTCAAGATCCTTCATCGCGCCGGTGGCACCACGCAACGCCGCGCCGGTGCCTTTACCGGTACCTCCGGCTCCCAGCGCCGTCCGCAGTTCTTCGGTCTCGGCCTCGATACGCTGCGCGGTCAACGCTAAGGCCTCGGCCTCGGCGCCGGCCACCAACTCCTCGGCGGCTGCGTAGGCACGCGAGGGTGTCGCGGCGTCACGTGCCAGCCCCAAAGCCCGCTCGCGTCGCTGCCGGGCCTGCGGATCGGTGGCCAGCCGGCGCGCTCGTCCGACATGGCCACCACTGACCGACGCCGCCCAATTGGCCGTGTCGGGGTCCAACCCGTCGCCGTCGCTCAGCACCTGCGCGATCGCGTGGGTCGACGGAGTCACCAACGCGACATGCCTACACCGGGATCGCAGCGTGACCGCAATGTCCTCGGGATCCACCGACGGCGCGCACAGCAGGAACACCGTCGACGGCGGCGGCTCCTCGACAACCTTGAGCAACGCGTTGGCGGCGCCTTCGGTCAACCGATCGGCGTCCTCAATCACCACGATCTGCCAGTGCCCGGTAGTCGGCCGGCGCGCGGCGATTTGCACGATGGCCCGCATTTCGTCCACACCGATCGACAGACCTTCGGGAATCACCCGGCGTACGTCGGCGTGGGTGCCCGCCAGCGTGGTCGTACACGCCCGGCAGCGCCCGCACCCGGGCTCCCCGCCCGACGTACATTGCAAAGCCGCCGCGAAGCACAGCGCGGCAACCGAGCGCCCAGAACCGGGCGGACCGGTGAGCAGCCACGCGTGTGTCATAGTCCCGCCGCCACCCGCGCTGTGAGCCGAATCACGACGGGCCGCCTTGGCCGTGGCAAGCAGCTCGGCTTCCACCGCTTGCTGGCCTACCAGCCGCGTAAACACCCCGGACATCATCGGCAACAGTAGCTATCCGCGCCGACAGATACCGATCAGCGTTCGTTTCGCGACAATTCCGTGATCTTTCGTCGCCATTTGGATGGATGCCGAGGCGTTCGTCGGTTTCCGGCAAGTCCCCGCCGCCCGATACGGTGGGCTAATGGCAACCACGGCGGCGCTACCCAGACGGATCCATGCATTCGTCCGGTGGGTAGTGCGCACTCCGTGGCCGCTGTTCTCGCTGAGCATGCTGCAGTCCGACATCATCGGCGCATTGTTCGTGCTCGGATTCCTGCGCTACGGCCTGCCGCCTCAGGACAATATCCAACTGCAGGATCTGCCACCGGTCAACCTACTGATCTTCGTCAGCACGGTAATCATCTTGTTCCTCGCCGGGGCCGTGGTGAACCTGAAGCTGCTGATGCCGGTCTTTCGATGGCAGCGCCGCGACAACCTGCTCACCGAGCCTGATCCGGCCGCCACCGAGCTGGCCCGCAGCCGCGCATTGCGCATGCCGTTGTACCGCACTCTGATCAGCCTGGCGGTCTGGGCTACCGGCGGCGGGGTGTTCATCCTCGCCAGCTGGTCGGTGGCCAAGCATGCGGCCCCCGTCGTGGCGGTGGCCACCGCGCTGGGTGCCACCGCCACCGCCATCATCGGCTACCTGCAGTCTGAACGGGTGTTACGGCCGGTGGCCGTCGCGGCGCTGCGCAGCGGTGTGCCGGAAAACGTCAACGCACCCGGCGTCATACTGCGACTGATGCTGGCGTGGATTCCGTCCACCGGCGTACCACTCCTGGCGATCGTGCTGGCCGTAGCGGCGGACAAGATTGCCTTGCTGCACGCCACACCAGAGGCGCTGTTCAATCCCATCCTGATGATGGCACTGGCCGCGCTGGGCATCGGATCCGTCAGCACCCTGTTGGTGGCCATGTCGATCGCCGACCCGTTACGCCAGTTGCGCTGGGCGCTAAGCGAGGTGCAGCGCGGCAACTACAACGCCCACATGCAGATTTACGACGCCAGCGAACTGGGCCTGCTACAAGCCGGCTTCAACGACATGGTCCGCGAGCTGTCCGAGCGGCAGCGGTTGCGTGACTTGTTCGGTCGCTACGTCGGCGAAGACGTGGCCCGGCGGGCCCTGGAGCGCGGCACCGAGTTGGGCGGTCAGGAACGCGACGTCGCGGTGCTGTTCGTGGATCTGGTCGGCTCCACGCAACTGGCCGCGACACGACCGCCCGCCGAGGTGGTCCAGCTGCTCAACGAGTTCTTCCGGGTGGTGGTCGAAACCGTCGCCCGGCACGGTGGGTTCGTCAACAAGTTCCAAGGCGACGCCGCGCTGGCCATCTTCGGTGCACCCATCGAACACCCCGACGGTGCTGGTGCCGCGCTATCGGCAGCACGTGAGCTCCACGACGAACTCATCCCAGTGCTGGGTTCCGCGGAGTTCGGCATCGGCGTGTCGGCCGGAAGGGCCATCGCCGGCCACATCGGCGCTCAAGCCCGCTTCGAGTACACCGTCATCGGCGACCCGGTCAACGAGGCCGCCCGGCTCACCGAACTGGCCAAACTCGAGGATGGCCACGTTCTGGCGTCGGCGATCGCGGTCAGTGGCGCCCTGGACGCCGAAGCATTGTGTTGGGATGTTGGCGAGGTGGTTGAGCTCCGCGGACGTGCTGCACCCACCCAACTAGCCAGGCCAATGAATCTGGCTGCACCCGAAGAGGTTTCCAGCGAAGTACGCGGCTAGTCGCGCTTGGCTGCCTTCTTCGCCGGCACCTTCCGGGCAGCTTTCCTGGCTGGCCGTTTTGCCGGACCCCGGGCTCGGCGATCGGCCAACAGCTCGGCGGCGCGCTCGTCGGTTATGGAAGCCACGTCGTCGCCCTTACGCAGGCTGGCATTGGTCTCACCGTCGGTGACGTACGGCCCGAATCGGCCGTCCTTGATGACCATTGGCTTGCCCGACGCCGGATCTGTTCCCAGCTCGCGCAGCGGCGGAGCCGAAGCGCTTTGCCGGCCACGACGTTTCGGCTCTGCGTAGATCTTCAGGGCTTCGTCGAGCGTGATGGTGAATATCTGGTCTTCGGTGACCAGTGATCGAGAATCGTTGCCGCGCTTTAGATACGGTCCGTAGCGCCCGTTCTGCGCGGTGATCTCCTCACCCGAGGCGGGGTCCACTCCGACCACGCGCGGCAGTGACAGCAGCCTCAGCGCGTCTTCGAGGGTGACCGTCTGTAGGTCCATGCTCCGCAGCAACGAACCGGTGCGCGGTTTGGGCCCGGCGGCCTTCTGGCGTTTCTTGACTCCCTGAGCGGCCGCGGCCGCATCAGCCGCAGGCTCCGGCAGGATCTCGGTCACATACGGCCCAAACCGGCCTTCCCTGGCCACGATCTCGTGGCCGGTTTCTGGGTCCAAGCCCAAAGTCCGTCCCTGTTGCGGTGTGGCAAAGAGCTCTTCGGCCACCTGTAGAGTCAGCTCGTCCGGGGTAATCGAGTCGCTGAGGTTGGCCCGCTGCGGCGTGGGCTCACCGGTGTCGCCGGCCACCAAACGTTCCAGGTAGGGACCGTTCTTGCCCACCCGAACATATATGGGGCGTCCGTGGGTGTCGTCAAAAAGCTTGATAGAGTTTACTTCTCGTGCGTCGATGCCCTCGAGATTGATCCCGACAAGCTTCTTGAGGCCACCCGATCGGGCTACCGAATCGGGCACACCGTGATCGCCACCAAAGTAGAAGTTGTTGAGCCAGTTGGTGCGGCGCTCGTTGCCGGCGGCGATCTCGTCGAGCTCGTCTTCCATCGCCGCGGTGAAGTCGTAGTCGACGAGCCGACCGAAATGCTGCTCGAGCAGACCGGTTACCGCGAACGCCACCCATGACGGCACCAGTGCACTGCCCTTCTTGTGCACGTAGCCGCGATCCTGGATGGTCTTGATGATCGACGAGTAGGTCGACGGGCGGCCGATGCCCAGCTCCTCGAGCGCTTTGACCAGCGACGCCTCGGTGTAGCGGGCCGGCGGGTTGGTGGCATGGCCGTCTGGGGTCAACTCGACGATGTCCAACCGTTGACCCGGGGTCAGATGGGGCAGTCGCCGCTCGGCATCGTCAGCCTCGCCGCCGACCAGCTCGTCCACGGTCTCCACGTAGGCCTTGAGGAAGCCCGGGAACGTCAAGGTGCGTCCGGTCGCGGAGAACACCACCTCCTGGTGCCCCGACATGCCAGTGATCCGCAGGCTCAGCGTCATGCCCCGCGCATCGGCCATCTGCGAGGCTACGGTGCGTTGCCAAATCAGCTCATAGAGCCGGAAATCATCAATGTTGGGACCGTCGAGTTCGCGACGCACCGCGTCCGGGGTGGCAAACGTTTCACCGGCGGGCCGGATAGCCTCGTGCGCTTCCTGGGCGTTCTTCACCTTGCGGGTGTATTGGCGCGGCGCCGGCGCGACGTACTCGTCGCCGTAGAGCTGGCGCGCCTGGGTACGTGCGGCGTTGATCGCCGACTCCGACAGCGTGGTGGAGTCGGTACGCATATAGGTGATGTAGCCGTTTTCGTACAGCCGCTGGGCGATGCTCATCGTCCGCTCGGCGGAGAACCGCAGCTTGCGGCTGGCCTCTTGCTGCAGCGTGGAGGTCATGAACGGCGGGTACGGGCGCCGGGCGTAGGGCTTCTCCTCGGCCGAGGCCACGGTCAGCTGCGTGCCATCCAGGCCCGCGGCCAACGCGGTCGCGCTCCCCTCGTCGAGCACAATGACTTCGTCGCCTTTGCGCAGCGTGCCCAGCGAGTCGAAATCGCGGCCAGTGGCCACCCGCCGGCCAGCCACGGCCGTCAGCCGGGCGCTGAAGGTGGGCGGCGCGGCGTCCGGGTCGGACACGCTGGCATCCAGCTTGGCAAGGATGTCCCAGTAGGCCGCGCTGCGGAACGCCATGCGGTCGCGTTCGCGCGCCACGATGATGCGGGTGGCCACCGACTGCACCCGGCCCGCCGACAACTTGGGGGCGACCTTCTTCCACAGCACTGGGCTGACTTCGTAGCCGTACAGCCGGTCCAGGATGCGCCGGGTCTCCTGCGCGTCGACCAGGTCGATGTCTAGGTCGCGGGGGTGCTCGGCGGCGGCGCGGATCGCCGGTTCGGTGATCTCGTGGAAGACCATCCGCTTTACCGGTATGCGCGGTTTGAGGGTTTCCAGCAGATGCCAGGCAATAGCTTCGCCCTCACGGTCCCCATCCGTGGCCAGATACAGCTCGTCCACGTCTTTGAGCAGGCCCCTGAGCTCGCTGACGGTGCTCCGTTTCTCCGGGCTGATGATGTAGAGCGGTTCGAAGTCGGCGTCGACGTTGACCCCGAGCCGCGCCCACGGCTGCGACTTGTACTTTGCGGGTACATCCGACGCGGCCCGCGGCAAGTCACGGATGTGCCCCCGGGAGGACTCGACGATGTAGCCAGAGCCCAGGTAGGAGGCCAGCTTGCGCGCCTTGGTGGGCGACTCGACGATGACCAGTCGCCGGCCGCTGCCATTGCCGCCGCTGCCACGGCCCTTCGTTTTCGGGTCAGCCAACTGCGCCCACGCTCCATCTCTTATCCCGGCCCCTATCGAGACCGCCCCGGTAGGTAGAGGACGCGGCCGACTGCCGAATCCCAGGTGAATTCCGGTACGCCGGCGTTCCCTCGCCTGTGGGCAACTGACAATCTCGCACTCTAGGGCGGGCCTGCGCAAACCGGCTGCAAACAGATTACCCACACCAAAGGCTCAAACGGGCCGCTCAGGACGCTCGGAGATCCGCATCGTCGCCGAACTAGGTCCGACTGCCCGGCTCCTCAGCGGACCCCAGCGGGACCGCATCGTCGCCGAGCTAGGTCCGACTGCCCGGCTCCTCAGCGGACCCCAGCGGGACCGCATCGTCGCCGAGCTAGGTCCGAGGCCACTGTACCCATGCCTCGGCCCCGTCTGGGGGTTCCCCCACGTTCTCCACCAGGCGCGATAACCTGCGTCGCCCGCTAATCCGCAGCGCTGGTCGGGTCCCCCGGGTACCGATCAGGGTGGGCGCAATCCCGACCCTCATCAGCGCCGACGCCAGCGGAGAATGGGTGTCCGGCGCGTGTGGATCCAGGCCCAGCAAATAGCGGTCGGCCTCCGGGCTGCCTGCCGCCAGAGTCCAAGCCCTCAGCTCGCGCGGCCCGGGCAGCCATCGCGGGGGCACGGTCTTGACCGCACCGCGCGTCCACTCGGCGGCGATGCCGCACAACAGCGGGTCGACGGCCGTCCGCACCAGCGGGGTGTTTTCGTCGGTACGGGCGACCTCGGGTACCAAACCAGCCTCCTGGATCATCTCGGCCAGGGCCGATGCGCGCCAGGACTCGGCGACGACTACCGACAGCCGAGCGCCGCAACCAACCAGCACGATCTGGCCCGGGCCCGCCAGCACCCCGGAAAGATCCGCGACCGCGGGAGGTACTGACTCCGCGGCGAAGAAGGAAAGCTGGCTCACCTCACCGACAGTAAGCCAGCGAGCGGGTCGCTGGCTTTAGGCATCCGGCGCGGCGGCAGCGCGCCATGTGGCGAGCAGACGTAAAGCCCCCAAAACGGAACCGTTTTGGGGGCTTTTTGCGTCTGCTCGCGGGGGTAACTCAGAGCGAGCGGACTCCGGTGGCCTGGGGGCCCTTAGGGCTGTGGCCGATCTCGAACTCGACCTTCTGGTTTTCTTCAAGGGTGCGGAAGCCCGTTCCCTGGATCTCCGTGTAGTGGACAAATACATCCGCGGAACCGTCTTCGGGGGCGATAAAGCCGAACCCCTTCTCCGCGTTGAACCACTTCACAGTTCCCTGTGGCATTTCTCGATCTTTCCTTTTCTTCTGGGTGCGGTGCACCGCCTTTCGGTGCCCCGGGCCAGCTGCGGCCGCCATACCTCGCCGAGTCGCCGGAACTTCACCCGACCGATAACCTCGCAGGAACCGCGGCCGCAACGTCGATCCTGCGAAAGTTTGACACGAACACAGAAGCTGCGACCGCCAATCAGTCAATCATGTTCATCGCGTCGGCAACAGCCTCTGGGTGTGGACGGAGCTACGAAGGGTCCGCAAATGGCGAGTTTCGGCAGCCACCTGCTGGCCGCAGCGGTCGCCGGGACCCCGCCGGGCGAGCGTCCGCTGCGCCACGTCGCCGAGCTGCCACCGCAGGCCGGCCGGCCGCGCGGTTGGCCGGAGTGGGCCGAGCCCGACGTGGTGGATGCGTTTGCCGACCGCGGCATCAGCTCGCCGTGGTCACACCAGGCTGAGGCCGCCGAGTTGGCGTACGCCGGCCGCCACGTGGTGATAGGCACCGGCCCGGCGTCTGGAAAGTCGTTGGCCTATCAACTTCTCGTGCTCAACGCGCTGGCAACCGACTCCCGGGCGCGTGCGCTGTATCTGTCGCCGACGAAGGCGCTCGGCCACGACCAGTTGCGCGCCGCACATGCGCTGGCGGCCGCGGTGCCACGGCTGGCTGACGTCGCGCCGACGGCCTATGACGGCGACAGTCCCGACGAGGTGCGCCGCTTTGCCCGCGAGCGCTCCCGGTGGCTGTTCTCCAACCCGGAGATGACACACCTATCGGTGCTTCGAAACCATGCGCGCTGGGCTGTGCTGTTGCGGAATCTCCGCTTTGTGATCGTCGACGAATGCCATTACTACCGTGGTGTTTTCGGCTCGAATGTGGCGATGGTACTGCGCCGTTTACTACGGCTGTGCGCGCGCTACTCTGCGCACCCGACGGTGATCTTCGCCAGCGCGACAACGGCCTCGCCGGGCGCGACGGCTGCCGACCTGATCGGCCAGCCGGTCGTGGAGGTCACCGAGGACGGCTCACCCCGGGGGGCTCGCACGGTGGCATTGTGGGAGCCCGCGCTGCGGTCGGATGTGATCGGCGAGCACGGCGCCCCGGTGCGACGCTCCGCCGGTGCCGAGGCGGCCCGGGTGATGGCCGACCTGATCGTCGAGGGAGCGCAGACCTTGACGTTCGTCCGATCGCGGCGCGC
Above is a window of Mycobacterium tuberculosis H37Rv DNA encoding:
- the topA gene encoding DNA topoisomerase I (omega-protein (relaxing enzyme) (untwisting enzyme) (swivelase) (type I DNA topoisomerase) (nicking-closing enzyme) (TOPO I)), whose translation is MADPKTKGRGSGGNGSGRRLVIVESPTKARKLASYLGSGYIVESSRGHIRDLPRAASDVPAKYKSQPWARLGVNVDADFEPLYIISPEKRSTVSELRGLLKDVDELYLATDGDREGEAIAWHLLETLKPRIPVKRMVFHEITEPAIRAAAEHPRDLDIDLVDAQETRRILDRLYGYEVSPVLWKKVAPKLSAGRVQSVATRIIVARERDRMAFRSAAYWDILAKLDASVSDPDAAPPTFSARLTAVAGRRVATGRDFDSLGTLRKGDEVIVLDEGSATALAAGLDGTQLTVASAEEKPYARRPYPPFMTSTLQQEASRKLRFSAERTMSIAQRLYENGYITYMRTDSTTLSESAINAARTQARQLYGDEYVAPAPRQYTRKVKNAQEAHEAIRPAGETFATPDAVRRELDGPNIDDFRLYELIWQRTVASQMADARGMTLSLRITGMSGHQEVVFSATGRTLTFPGFLKAYVETVDELVGGEADDAERRLPHLTPGQRLDIVELTPDGHATNPPARYTEASLVKALEELGIGRPSTYSSIIKTIQDRGYVHKKGSALVPSWVAFAVTGLLEQHFGRLVDYDFTAAMEDELDEIAAGNERRTNWLNNFYFGGDHGVPDSVARSGGLKKLVGINLEGIDAREVNSIKLFDDTHGRPIYVRVGKNGPYLERLVAGDTGEPTPQRANLSDSITPDELTLQVAEELFATPQQGRTLGLDPETGHEIVAREGRFGPYVTEILPEPAADAAAAAQGVKKRQKAAGPKPRTGSLLRSMDLQTVTLEDALRLLSLPRVVGVDPASGEEITAQNGRYGPYLKRGNDSRSLVTEDQIFTITLDEALKIYAEPKRRGRQSASAPPLRELGTDPASGKPMVIKDGRFGPYVTDGETNASLRKGDDVASITDERAAELLADRRARGPAKRPARKAARKVPAKKAAKRD
- a CDS encoding hypothetical protein (A core mycobacterial gene; conserved in mycobacterial strains (See Marmiesse et al., 2004 PMID:14766927).), which codes for MSQLSFFAAESVPPAVADLSGVLAGPGQIVLVGCGARLSVVVAESWRASALAEMIQEAGLVPEVARTDENTPLVRTAVDPLLCGIAAEWTRGAVKTVPPRWLPGPRELRAWTLAAGSPEADRYLLGLDPHAPDTHSPLASALMRVGIAPTLIGTRGTRPALRISGRRRLSRLVENVGEPPDGAEAWVQWPRT
- the cspA gene encoding cold shock protein A; its protein translation is MPQGTVKWFNAEKGFGFIAPEDGSADVFVHYTEIQGTGFRTLEENQKVEFEIGHSPKGPQATGVRSL